The proteins below are encoded in one region of Oncorhynchus gorbuscha isolate QuinsamMale2020 ecotype Even-year linkage group LG01, OgorEven_v1.0, whole genome shotgun sequence:
- the LOC124032564 gene encoding proline-rich extensin-like protein EPR1 isoform X2, which produces MGGNSSSHVSYEDDHVTFVKGIRLTDKVINRMREECQAQKVVQPRSQQNGPASTLSTEPVVPVSTPAPTVDHLVPLLVSPSLFIPTAPPPAVLPTPQSPPVQPVKLTPPPPVTFVSAPCPPAALPTPPCPPAALPTPPCPPAALPTPPCPPAALPTPPCPPAALPTPPCPPAALPTPPCPPAALPTPPCPPAALPTPPCPPAESIVRAPAVEPIVPPLDTKLLPQGAEPILPLVPLEPIAPSLAPSPPIEEPVLLCTPTTEEPVVLPTLAEPIVPLVPIEPVEPPKPVKPVVLASPVVEPIVLPPVVESVVLHHPVEQVDSLTPDPSPVEAIVLPPVVVEEVATPTLVEPVVLPPVVESVTITTPLVVEEVVLPTRPPVEPLPVSTPPPVAEPPPPPVLAPIPEPIMEELPPAPCPSMELATLPTASAASKQTDLPPPVEEPIAPPPPLSAPVEPMVSIPLLPLIENVAVPVVAPVVTLPVIPLQPPLVVDEEVLRRQIQAELTKGLEEEMKVKRQEFEKQLYEVTVQARAQAQAVAQAQIQEEVKKILDVEKAAQGENLMAAIEKERMTTEDERLMAQLYWIELKAHKLEEKENQVKKQDALFREQVAKLEEKSAQFFKVTTENFKKGREDAHNTFKRVDIKPVCGDLQSQILKCYRENTGQTLTCSGIANLYMKCVDNHKTKSIGG; this is translated from the exons CTGACTGACAAAGTCATCAATCGAATGAGAGAGGAGTGCCAGGCCCAGAAGGTTGTCCAACCTCGCTCACAGCAGAATGGACCTGCTTCCACGCTCTCAACAGAACCTGTGGTCCCTGTGTCCACACCGGCCCCCACAGTCGATCATTTGGTCCCCCTTCTGGTCTCCCCTTCCCTGTTTATCCCCACAGCCCCTCCACCTGCGGTCCTACCCACACCTCAGTCTCCGCCTGTTCAGCCAGTAAAGCTTACTCCTCCACCTCCTGTCACATTTGTCTCTGCTCCCTGTCCACCTGCGGCCCTACCCACACCTCCCTGTCCACCTGCGGCCCTACCCACACCTCCCTGTCCACCTGCGGCCCTACCCACACCTCCCTGTCCACCTGCGGCCCTACCCACACCTCCCTGTCCACCTGCGGCCCTACCCACACCTCCCTGTCCACCGGCGGCCCTACCCACACCTCCCTGTCCACCTGCGGCCCTACCCACACCTCCCTGTCCACCTGCGGCCCTACCCACACCTCCCTGTCCACCTGCGGAATCGATAGTCCGAGCTCCAGCTGTTGAACCTATTGTTCCACCTCTAGATACCAAATTGCTTCCTCAAGGGGCAGAACCAATACTTCCTCTGGTGCCTTTAGAACCTATAGCGCCATCTTTGGCCCCATCTCCACCAATAGAAGAACCCGTACTCCTATGTACCCCTACCACTGAGGAACCTGTAGTTCTGCCGACACTGGCTGAACCTATTGTCCCACTTGTCCCTATAGAACCCGTAGAACCACCTAAGCCTGTGAAACCTGTGGTTCTAGCTTCTCCAGTTGTGGAACCAATTGTGCTGCCTCCAGTGGTTGAATCTGTTGTCCTACATCACCCTGTAGAACAGGTAGACTCACTTACCCCTGACCCTTCACCTGTTGAAGCTATTGTCCTGCCACCTGTTGTGGTTGAGGAAGTAGCAACACCTACCCTCGTAGAACCGGTAGTCCTGCCACCTGTTGTGGAATCTGTCACCATTACGACGCCACTTGTTGTAGAAGAGGTTGTCCTACCCACACGTCCACCTGTAGAGCCCCtacctgtctctactcctccGCCTGTTGCAgaacctccacctcccccagtcctAGCACCTATCCCAGAGCCTATTATGGAGGAACTTCCTCCAGCACCATGTCCCTCCATGGAGCTGGCCACCCTGCCTACTGCATCGGCTGCTAGCAAACAAACTGATCTCCCTCCCCCTGTAGAAGAGCCCAtagctccccctcctcctctctctgccccagtAGAACCCATGGTCAGCATTCCACTACTCCCTCTCATTGAAAACGTGGCTGTTCCAGTCGTGGCTCCTGTTGTGACCCTCCCTGTGATCCCACTACAACCTCCATTAG TAGTAGATGAAGAAGTGCTGAGGAGGCAGATCCAAGCTGAGCTGACGAAGGGCCTGGAAGAGGAGATGAAAGTGAAGCGGCAAGAGTTTGAAAAACA gttGTATGAGGTGACGGTCCAGGCCAGAGCCCAGGCTCAGGCAGTAGCCCAGGCTCAGATCCAGGAGGAGGTTAAGAAAATCCTGGATGTGGAGAAGGCAGCGCAGGGAGAGAACCTGATGGCGGCCATAGAGAAGGAACGCATGACCACAGAGGATGAGAGACTCATGGCCCAGCTCTAC TGGATAGAGCTTAAG GCCCACAAactggaggagaaagagaaccaAGTGAAGAAACAAGATGCACTCTTCAGGGAACAGGTCGCCAAGCTGGAAGAAAAG AGTGCGCAGTTCTTCAAAGTCACCACAGAGAACTTCAAGAAGGGCCGAGAGGACGCTCACAACACCTTCAA GCGTGTTGACATCAAGCCAGTGTGTGGTGACCTGCAGAGTCAGATCCTGAAGTGCTACAGGGAGAACACTGGACAGACTCTCACCTGCTCTGGCATCGCCAACTTGTACATGAAGTGTGTGGACAACCACAAG ACTAAGAGCATTGGAGGTTAG
- the LOC124032564 gene encoding proline-rich extensin-like protein EPR1 isoform X1, with the protein MGGNSSSHVSYEDDHVTFVKGIRLTDKVINRMREECQAQKVVQPRSQQNGPASTLSTEPVVPVSTPAPTVDHLVPLLVSPSLFIPTAPPPAVLPTPQSPPVQPVKLTPPPPVTFVSAPCPPAALPTPPCPPAALPTPPCPPAALPTPPCPPAALPTPPCPPAALPTPPCPPAALPTPPCPPAALPTPPCPPAALPTPPCPPAESIVRAPAVEPIVPPLDTKLLPQGAEPILPLVPLEPIAPSLAPSPPIEEPVLLCTPTTEEPVVLPTLAEPIVPLVPIEPVEPPKPVKPVVLASPVVEPIVLPPVVESVVLHHPVEQVDSLTPDPSPVEAIVLPPVVVEEVATPTLVEPVVLPPVVESVTITTPLVVEEVVLPTRPPVEPLPVSTPPPVAEPPPPPVLAPIPEPIMEELPPAPCPSMELATLPTASAASKQTDLPPPVEEPIAPPPPLSAPVEPMVSIPLLPLIENVAVPVVAPVVTLPVIPLQPPLVVDEEVLRRQIQAELTKGLEEEMKVKRQEFEKQLYEVTVQARAQAQAVAQAQIQEEVKKILDVEKAAQGENLMAAIEKERMTTEDERLMAQLYALQWIELKAHKLEEKENQVKKQDALFREQVAKLEEKSAQFFKVTTENFKKGREDAHNTFKRVDIKPVCGDLQSQILKCYRENTGQTLTCSGIANLYMKCVDNHKTKSIGG; encoded by the exons CTGACTGACAAAGTCATCAATCGAATGAGAGAGGAGTGCCAGGCCCAGAAGGTTGTCCAACCTCGCTCACAGCAGAATGGACCTGCTTCCACGCTCTCAACAGAACCTGTGGTCCCTGTGTCCACACCGGCCCCCACAGTCGATCATTTGGTCCCCCTTCTGGTCTCCCCTTCCCTGTTTATCCCCACAGCCCCTCCACCTGCGGTCCTACCCACACCTCAGTCTCCGCCTGTTCAGCCAGTAAAGCTTACTCCTCCACCTCCTGTCACATTTGTCTCTGCTCCCTGTCCACCTGCGGCCCTACCCACACCTCCCTGTCCACCTGCGGCCCTACCCACACCTCCCTGTCCACCTGCGGCCCTACCCACACCTCCCTGTCCACCTGCGGCCCTACCCACACCTCCCTGTCCACCTGCGGCCCTACCCACACCTCCCTGTCCACCGGCGGCCCTACCCACACCTCCCTGTCCACCTGCGGCCCTACCCACACCTCCCTGTCCACCTGCGGCCCTACCCACACCTCCCTGTCCACCTGCGGAATCGATAGTCCGAGCTCCAGCTGTTGAACCTATTGTTCCACCTCTAGATACCAAATTGCTTCCTCAAGGGGCAGAACCAATACTTCCTCTGGTGCCTTTAGAACCTATAGCGCCATCTTTGGCCCCATCTCCACCAATAGAAGAACCCGTACTCCTATGTACCCCTACCACTGAGGAACCTGTAGTTCTGCCGACACTGGCTGAACCTATTGTCCCACTTGTCCCTATAGAACCCGTAGAACCACCTAAGCCTGTGAAACCTGTGGTTCTAGCTTCTCCAGTTGTGGAACCAATTGTGCTGCCTCCAGTGGTTGAATCTGTTGTCCTACATCACCCTGTAGAACAGGTAGACTCACTTACCCCTGACCCTTCACCTGTTGAAGCTATTGTCCTGCCACCTGTTGTGGTTGAGGAAGTAGCAACACCTACCCTCGTAGAACCGGTAGTCCTGCCACCTGTTGTGGAATCTGTCACCATTACGACGCCACTTGTTGTAGAAGAGGTTGTCCTACCCACACGTCCACCTGTAGAGCCCCtacctgtctctactcctccGCCTGTTGCAgaacctccacctcccccagtcctAGCACCTATCCCAGAGCCTATTATGGAGGAACTTCCTCCAGCACCATGTCCCTCCATGGAGCTGGCCACCCTGCCTACTGCATCGGCTGCTAGCAAACAAACTGATCTCCCTCCCCCTGTAGAAGAGCCCAtagctccccctcctcctctctctgccccagtAGAACCCATGGTCAGCATTCCACTACTCCCTCTCATTGAAAACGTGGCTGTTCCAGTCGTGGCTCCTGTTGTGACCCTCCCTGTGATCCCACTACAACCTCCATTAG TAGTAGATGAAGAAGTGCTGAGGAGGCAGATCCAAGCTGAGCTGACGAAGGGCCTGGAAGAGGAGATGAAAGTGAAGCGGCAAGAGTTTGAAAAACA gttGTATGAGGTGACGGTCCAGGCCAGAGCCCAGGCTCAGGCAGTAGCCCAGGCTCAGATCCAGGAGGAGGTTAAGAAAATCCTGGATGTGGAGAAGGCAGCGCAGGGAGAGAACCTGATGGCGGCCATAGAGAAGGAACGCATGACCACAGAGGATGAGAGACTCATGGCCCAGCTCTAC GCCTTGCAA TGGATAGAGCTTAAG GCCCACAAactggaggagaaagagaaccaAGTGAAGAAACAAGATGCACTCTTCAGGGAACAGGTCGCCAAGCTGGAAGAAAAG AGTGCGCAGTTCTTCAAAGTCACCACAGAGAACTTCAAGAAGGGCCGAGAGGACGCTCACAACACCTTCAA GCGTGTTGACATCAAGCCAGTGTGTGGTGACCTGCAGAGTCAGATCCTGAAGTGCTACAGGGAGAACACTGGACAGACTCTCACCTGCTCTGGCATCGCCAACTTGTACATGAAGTGTGTGGACAACCACAAG ACTAAGAGCATTGGAGGTTAG
- the LOC124032564 gene encoding proline-rich extensin-like protein EPR1 isoform X3, with protein sequence MGGNSSSHVSYEDDHVTFVKGIRLTDKVINRMREECQAQKVVQPRSQQNGPASTLSTEPVVPVSTPAPTVDHLVPLLVSPSLFIPTAPPPAVLPTPQSPPVQPVKLTPPPPVTFVSAPCPPAALPTPPCPPAALPTPPCPPAALPTPPCPPAALPTPPCPPAALPTPPCPPAALPTPPCPPAALPTPPCPPAALPTPPCPPAESIVRAPAVEPIVPPLDTKLLPQGAEPILPLVPLEPIAPSLAPSPPIEEPVLLCTPTTEEPVVLPTLAEPIVPLVPIEPVEPPKPVKPVVLASPVVEPIVLPPVVESVVLHHPVEQVDSLTPDPSPVEAIVLPPVVVEEVATPTLVEPVVLPPVVESVTITTPLVVEEVVLPTRPPVEPLPVSTPPPVAEPPPPPVLAPIPEPIMEELPPAPCPSMELATLPTASAASKQTDLPPPVEEPIAPPPPLSAPVEPMVSIPLLPLIENVAVPVVAPVVTLPVIPLQPPLVVDEEVLRRQIQAELTKGLEEEMKVKRQEFEKQLYEVTVQARAQAQAVAQAQIQEEVKKILDVEKAAQGENLMAAIEKERMTTEDERLMAQLYAHKLEEKENQVKKQDALFREQVAKLEEKSAQFFKVTTENFKKGREDAHNTFKRVDIKPVCGDLQSQILKCYRENTGQTLTCSGIANLYMKCVDNHKTKSIGG encoded by the exons CTGACTGACAAAGTCATCAATCGAATGAGAGAGGAGTGCCAGGCCCAGAAGGTTGTCCAACCTCGCTCACAGCAGAATGGACCTGCTTCCACGCTCTCAACAGAACCTGTGGTCCCTGTGTCCACACCGGCCCCCACAGTCGATCATTTGGTCCCCCTTCTGGTCTCCCCTTCCCTGTTTATCCCCACAGCCCCTCCACCTGCGGTCCTACCCACACCTCAGTCTCCGCCTGTTCAGCCAGTAAAGCTTACTCCTCCACCTCCTGTCACATTTGTCTCTGCTCCCTGTCCACCTGCGGCCCTACCCACACCTCCCTGTCCACCTGCGGCCCTACCCACACCTCCCTGTCCACCTGCGGCCCTACCCACACCTCCCTGTCCACCTGCGGCCCTACCCACACCTCCCTGTCCACCTGCGGCCCTACCCACACCTCCCTGTCCACCGGCGGCCCTACCCACACCTCCCTGTCCACCTGCGGCCCTACCCACACCTCCCTGTCCACCTGCGGCCCTACCCACACCTCCCTGTCCACCTGCGGAATCGATAGTCCGAGCTCCAGCTGTTGAACCTATTGTTCCACCTCTAGATACCAAATTGCTTCCTCAAGGGGCAGAACCAATACTTCCTCTGGTGCCTTTAGAACCTATAGCGCCATCTTTGGCCCCATCTCCACCAATAGAAGAACCCGTACTCCTATGTACCCCTACCACTGAGGAACCTGTAGTTCTGCCGACACTGGCTGAACCTATTGTCCCACTTGTCCCTATAGAACCCGTAGAACCACCTAAGCCTGTGAAACCTGTGGTTCTAGCTTCTCCAGTTGTGGAACCAATTGTGCTGCCTCCAGTGGTTGAATCTGTTGTCCTACATCACCCTGTAGAACAGGTAGACTCACTTACCCCTGACCCTTCACCTGTTGAAGCTATTGTCCTGCCACCTGTTGTGGTTGAGGAAGTAGCAACACCTACCCTCGTAGAACCGGTAGTCCTGCCACCTGTTGTGGAATCTGTCACCATTACGACGCCACTTGTTGTAGAAGAGGTTGTCCTACCCACACGTCCACCTGTAGAGCCCCtacctgtctctactcctccGCCTGTTGCAgaacctccacctcccccagtcctAGCACCTATCCCAGAGCCTATTATGGAGGAACTTCCTCCAGCACCATGTCCCTCCATGGAGCTGGCCACCCTGCCTACTGCATCGGCTGCTAGCAAACAAACTGATCTCCCTCCCCCTGTAGAAGAGCCCAtagctccccctcctcctctctctgccccagtAGAACCCATGGTCAGCATTCCACTACTCCCTCTCATTGAAAACGTGGCTGTTCCAGTCGTGGCTCCTGTTGTGACCCTCCCTGTGATCCCACTACAACCTCCATTAG TAGTAGATGAAGAAGTGCTGAGGAGGCAGATCCAAGCTGAGCTGACGAAGGGCCTGGAAGAGGAGATGAAAGTGAAGCGGCAAGAGTTTGAAAAACA gttGTATGAGGTGACGGTCCAGGCCAGAGCCCAGGCTCAGGCAGTAGCCCAGGCTCAGATCCAGGAGGAGGTTAAGAAAATCCTGGATGTGGAGAAGGCAGCGCAGGGAGAGAACCTGATGGCGGCCATAGAGAAGGAACGCATGACCACAGAGGATGAGAGACTCATGGCCCAGCTCTAC GCCCACAAactggaggagaaagagaaccaAGTGAAGAAACAAGATGCACTCTTCAGGGAACAGGTCGCCAAGCTGGAAGAAAAG AGTGCGCAGTTCTTCAAAGTCACCACAGAGAACTTCAAGAAGGGCCGAGAGGACGCTCACAACACCTTCAA GCGTGTTGACATCAAGCCAGTGTGTGGTGACCTGCAGAGTCAGATCCTGAAGTGCTACAGGGAGAACACTGGACAGACTCTCACCTGCTCTGGCATCGCCAACTTGTACATGAAGTGTGTGGACAACCACAAG ACTAAGAGCATTGGAGGTTAG